A stretch of DNA from Rhizoctonia solani chromosome 9, complete sequence:
GGGGAGCTGAAGAGTAATGTTGGAAAAGTCAAATCCAAATTGAGCGGAACGAACAATGTCTTGGGCAGAGAAGGCGAGGACGCTGATGATGTGGAAGACGATTCTGAAGCTCAGATTGCGGATTTGGAGGCGGAGGTAGAGAGGATGAGAGGCATAGTTGCGGCGTTGCAGGTCAAAGTCCGTATTGGCTCCGAAGAGAGAAAGGTGCTTCGAGGGATTTTGGTGCGTTGCCATGTTTGCATTTAATTTTGTTGCTCACATTGGGTCCAGTCTACCACTTATGCCGATGCCGATGATGCTCTGACAGCTCGCGTTGAACAGCTGGAGAAGTTGTTGGAGCAGAAAGACGCAGAGGCTGCAGGTACGTTATTCACTACTCGTGCCAGAATGTCTTTGTAATTTGTGATCGTTTATACAGCCGACTCTGTCGATATGTCGATGCGCTCGCAAATTGGAGATGCGACGTTTAGCACCGTTCGATGGGAGGCTATTAGGGAACGAGAAAAGAGGGAAAAGGTCGAAGAAGGTTGGTCTACGAGCCTATTTATCACTCACTAGCCACTTCTTCCATCTTTCCTGACGCCAAGAAGATATGTACTGACTTCTTTGTGTAGAAATGGCCGAACTCACGAAGCAGATCGAAGCGCACGAAGAAACAATCGAGCAACTCGAACAGACGCTGTTCGAATTGCGTGGTGAGATTGCGGCTGGTACTCACGATGAAGTAAGTGGATCATACGATACCTGTTCTCCGTAATCTGATGTTGGTTTAGCCGGGTACTCGTACACTTCAACTTGCTGACAATCCCGAGGCTCGGTGGTTCGCTATGAGGGAGGAAGAAGTAGGAAGGATGAAGGAGGAAATCAACGTCTTGCGAGCTCGTATTACCGAGGGAGGGTCAGGGGTAGCGACGGCTGCAGATGGAGGTGATGGGGTCCCACGAGAGACATACGAGAATCTACAAAGGGAGAAGGAAGAACTTGAAGAAGTTGTAAGGCAAAAGGAGAAGCGACTTTTGCGCTTGAAATCGGTACGTGATTCGATCATGATCGAGGGCGATGTGCTTATTTTTTCGATCAGGTCTTCCAATCCAAGGCGGTTGAGTTCCGAGATTCGATATCATCGCTGCTCGGATATAAGCTCCATTTCGAGCCGAAACACGTTCGTTTGACCAGCGTCTATGACCGGGATATCGATCTCAAGTTTGCGTCTGGGGGTGGAAACCAGGCCGTTATGGGAGTACGTATCTTTCATACCAAATTTTCATATCATACCATATCTAACGTCCATGCTTAGCCTATCCGAATTGGCGGTGGTGCCCAAAACAAGGAAGAGATTGAAACTCAAGTATTAGAGCTAAAATCCATCTGGGTCGACCAAAAACAAAATGTCCCGTGTTTCTTGGCTCAATTAACGATGTATGCATACGAGCGCGCCGAGATGGGATTGAGT
This window harbors:
- a CDS encoding spindle assembly checkpoint component mad1, whose translation is MDSRLRSRQVGAGAKRDTLAAQLEEDPSLSSTRRSQRAAQHANSMSKNLWERRVVLANERISQLEAQIIERDAAHARLQAENGRLVEKEKAAREAKASLETNVTKLKEDAAASTAAWATKLRKLTDSNAEFQDAKEELANTVQSLESKVSLLERKLSTTESELEASQTQLTIRQNLTNTLRDQLDEVLSENKILKANSSGANAGRDKEWTVIKDELARQTSHITQLTRHNAQLTRQLQAQQNAEILAEENRSLQTKVTELNAEVQRMAKTEAELRVAASASTRTRAEQQVEKEKEELEVEVTKLRVQNAKLLDEVGELKSNVGKVKSKLSGTNNVLGREGEDADDVEDDSEAQIADLEAEVERMRGIVAALQVKVRIGSEERKVLRGILSTTYADADDALTARVEQLEKLLEQKDAEAAADSVDMSMRSQIGDATFSTVRWEAIREREKREKVEEEMAELTKQIEAHEETIEQLEQTLFELRGEIAAGTHDEPGTRTLQLADNPEARWFAMREEEVGRMKEEINVLRARITEGGSGVATAADGGDGVPRETYENLQREKEELEEVVRQKEKRLLRLKSVFQSKAVEFRDSISSLLGYKLHFEPKHVRLTSVYDRDIDLKFASGGGNQAVMGPIRIGGGAQNKEEIETQVLELKSIWVDQKQNVPCFLAQLTMYAYERAEMGLSDWAGLDG